From a single Ornithodoros turicata isolate Travis chromosome 8, ASM3712646v1, whole genome shotgun sequence genomic region:
- the LOC135366714 gene encoding histone acetyltransferase KAT2A-like isoform X4: MSSAQSGGAVSSQSGQNATQTSSSEPNRQNNLQRIAQKKSQVKGWPRNKKLEKLAIYSSCKVDDGCKCNGWKNPNPPQTPQRPEGPQPLASLNDPCRSCGHFLGAHVSHLESAHEDELNRLLGIVVDVENMFMCVHREEDADTKQVYFYLFKLLRKSILLMTQPTVEGPLGNPPFEKPSIAKGVTNFVVFKFGHLSQKEWQTMYDLAKMFLHCLNHWKLETPSARRQHSANEDVGTYKINYTRWLCFCHVPAFCDSLPHSETTMIFGRTLLRSVFQTMRRQLLDKFRAEKDKMPPEKRTLVLTHFPRFLSMLEEEVYGTNSPIWDPDFKQNPPVAAMTASAERTGSSSGTPHARTFEKLAVSTSPNSGSDRYATFSLSPSTHATNRLSKSISTADGQGEKRPHEDGGNLDAKKRKIEGDLSEEVIAQIVATITDPKDMIGPENSTFSELAARDEAARSEERKGVIGFHMVCNSLGRRVDQQSLIWLVGLQNVFSHQLPRMPKEYITRLVFDPKHRTLALVKDGRVIGGICFRMFPSQGFTEIVFCAVTSNEQVKGYGTHLMNHLKDYHVKQNILHFLTFADEFAIGYFKKQGFSKEIKLPKPVYTGYIKDYEGATLMGCELDMRIVYTEFSHVIRKQKEIIKKLIEKQQEHMQKVYPGVTCFKEGVREIPIESIPGLREAGWKPGKRHIKQEQIDPDQLYQTMKSVLIQVKNHASAWPFQKPVEKSEAPDYYDHIKYPMDLRSMSEKLKNHYYTNKRLFIADMQRIFSNCRAYNSPDTEYYKCANTLERFFQNKMKEAGLWDK, encoded by the exons ATGTCAAGTGCACAAAGTGGCGGAGCTGTCAGCTCCCAGTCCGGCCAAAACGCAACACAAACATCGAGTAGCGAACCAAATCGTCAAAACAACCTCCAACGGATTGCACAGAAGAAATCACAAGTCAAGGGCTGGCCACGGAACAAAAAGTTGGAAAAACTCGCCATTTACTCATCTTGCAAG GTTGATGATGGGTGCAAATGTAACGGGTGGAAAAACCCTAACCCACCGCAAACCCCTCAACGCCCAGAAGGACCTCAGCCGCTCGCAAGCCTGAACGATCCGTGCCGTAGCTGTGGTCACTTCCTTG GAGCTCACGTGTCACACTTGGAAAGCGCCCACGAAGATGAGCTGAACCGTCTACTGGGAATCGTTGTGGATGTTGAAAACATGTTTATGTGTGTTCATCGGGAAGAAGATGCTGATACGAAACAAGTGTATTTCTATTTATTCAAG cttcTGAGAAAAAGCATCCTGTTAATGACCCAGCCAACAGTTGAAGGGCCGCTCGGAAATCCACCATTTGAAAAACCAAGCATTGCAAAG GGTGTGACCAACTTTGTGGTTTTCAAGTTTGGCCACTTATCACAGAAAGAGTGGCAGACTATGTACGACTTGGCCAAGATGTTCCTGCACTGTTTAAACCACTGGAAATTGGAAACTCCCTCCGCACGAAGGCAACACTCCGCCAACGAGGATGTCGGCACGTATAAAATTAACTACACAAG GTGGCTTTGCTTCTGCCACGTGCCAGCATTCTGCGACAGCCTTCCTCATTCTGAAACAACCATGATATTTGGAAGAACGCTGTTGCGGTCAGTGTTTCAAACCATGCGCCGCCAGCTACTGGACAAATTTAGGGCCGAGAAGGACAAGATGCCACCGGAGAAGAGAACTCTTGTCCTCACCCATTTTCCACG GTTCCTCTCAATGTTGGAAGAGGAGGTTTATGGAACCAACTCACCAATCTGGGACCCAGACTTCAAACAGAACCCTCCTGTTGCTGCCATGACCGCATCCGCTGAGAGGA CTGGCTCTAGCAGCGGAACTCCCCATGCGAGAACTTTCGAGAAGCTGGCAGTTTCGACGTCGCCCAACTCTGGTTCGGATCGGTACGCGACGTTCAGCCTCAGCCCGAGCACGCACGCAACCAACAGGCTCTCCAAGTCCATCAGCACTGCGGATGGCCAAG GGGAAAAGCGCCCACATGAAGATGGAGGCAACCTCGATGCCAAGAAGCGCAAAATTGAAG GTGATTTATCTGAAGAGGTGATAGCCCAGATCGTGGCCACCATAACAGACCCCAAAGACATGATTGGACCGGAG AACAGCACCTTCTCGGAGCTGGCAGCGCGTGACGAGGCAGCTAGGTCAGAGGAGCGCAAGGGAGTCATCGGGTTCCACATGGTGTGCAACTCGCTCGGCAGGCGGGTGGACCAGCAGTCTTTGATATGGCTGGTGGGGCTGCAGAACGTCTTCTCACACCAGTTACCAAGGATGCCCAAGGAGTACATcacccgtctcgtctttgatcC AAAGCACCGTACACTAGCTTTGGTAAAGGACGGCAGAGTCATTGGAGGGATTTGCTTCCGTATGTTTCCCAGTCAAGGCTTCACCGAAATTGTCTTCTGTGCCGTAACTTCGAACGAGCAAGTGAAG GGTTACGGGACACACCTGATGAACCACCTCAAGGACTATCATGTCAAGCAGAACATCCTCCACTTCCTGACATTTGCAGATGAATTTGCAATCGGGTACTTCAAGAAGCAG GGCTTCTCAAAGGAAATCAAGCTCCCCAAACCTGTGTACACGGGTTACATCAAGGATTACGAAGGAGCCACTCTCATGGGTTGCGAACTGGATATGAGGATCGTGTATACAGAGTTCAGTCATGTCATCAGGAAACAGAAAGAG ATTATCAAGAAGCTCATTGAAAAGCAGCAAGAGCATATGCAGAAAGTTTATCCGGGCGTTACATGTTTCAAAGAAGGTGTGAGAGAAATCCCCATCGAAAGCATTCCAGGGCTTC GTGAGGCTGGTTGGAAACCAGGCAAAAGACA TATAAAACAAGAACAGATAGACCCTGACCAGCTGTATCAGACAATGAAGTCAGTGTTGATCCAAGTCAAG AATCACGCCAGTGCTTGGCCGTTCCAAAAACCAGTAGAGAAATCTGAAGCTCCGGACTACTATGACCACATAAAGTATCCAATGG attTGCGGTCCATGtcggaaaagctgaagaaccaCTACTACACCAACAAGCGCCTGTTCATCGCGGACATGCAGCGGATCTTCAGCAACTGCCGCGCCTACAACAGTCCGGACACGGAATACTACAAGTGCGCAAACACCTTGGAGAGGTTCTTTCAAAACAAGATGAAGGAGGCAGGGTTGTGGGACAAGTAA
- the LOC135366714 gene encoding histone acetyltransferase KAT2A-like isoform X3, translating to MSSAQSGGAVSSQSGQNATQTSSSEPNRQNNLQRIAQKKSQVKGWPRNKKLEKLAIYSSCKVDDGCKCNGWKNPNPPQTPQRPEGPQPLASLNDPCRSCGHFLGAHVSHLESAHEDELNRLLGIVVDVENMFMCVHREEDADTKQVYFYLFKLLRKSILLMTQPTVEGPLGNPPFEKPSIAKGVTNFVVFKFGHLSQKEWQTMYDLAKMFLHCLNHWKLETPSARRQHSANEDVGTYKINYTRWLCFCHVPAFCDSLPHSETTMIFGRTLLRSVFQTMRRQLLDKFRAEKDKMPPEKRTLVLTHFPRFLSMLEEEVYGTNSPIWDPDFKQNPPVAAMTASAERTGSSSGTPHARTFEKLAVSTSPNSGSDRYATFSLSPSTHATNRLSKSISTADGQGEKRPHEDGGNLDAKKRKIEGDLSEEVIAQIVATITDPKDMIGPENSTFSELAARDEAARSEERKGVIGFHMVCNSLGRRVDQQSLIWLVGLQNVFSHQLPRMPKEYITRLVFDPKHRTLALVKDGRVIGGICFRMFPSQGFTEIVFCAVTSNEQVKGYGTHLMNHLKDYHVKQNILHFLTFADEFAIGYFKKQGFSKEIKLPKPVYTGYIKDYEGATLMGCELDMRIVYTEFSHVIRKQKEIIKKLIEKQQEHMQKVYPGVTCFKEGVREIPIESIPGLREAGWKPGKRHSIKQEQIDPDQLYQTMKSVLIQVKNHASAWPFQKPVEKSEAPDYYDHIKYPMDLRSMSEKLKNHYYTNKRLFIADMQRIFSNCRAYNSPDTEYYKCANTLERFFQNKMKEAGLWDK from the exons ATGTCAAGTGCACAAAGTGGCGGAGCTGTCAGCTCCCAGTCCGGCCAAAACGCAACACAAACATCGAGTAGCGAACCAAATCGTCAAAACAACCTCCAACGGATTGCACAGAAGAAATCACAAGTCAAGGGCTGGCCACGGAACAAAAAGTTGGAAAAACTCGCCATTTACTCATCTTGCAAG GTTGATGATGGGTGCAAATGTAACGGGTGGAAAAACCCTAACCCACCGCAAACCCCTCAACGCCCAGAAGGACCTCAGCCGCTCGCAAGCCTGAACGATCCGTGCCGTAGCTGTGGTCACTTCCTTG GAGCTCACGTGTCACACTTGGAAAGCGCCCACGAAGATGAGCTGAACCGTCTACTGGGAATCGTTGTGGATGTTGAAAACATGTTTATGTGTGTTCATCGGGAAGAAGATGCTGATACGAAACAAGTGTATTTCTATTTATTCAAG cttcTGAGAAAAAGCATCCTGTTAATGACCCAGCCAACAGTTGAAGGGCCGCTCGGAAATCCACCATTTGAAAAACCAAGCATTGCAAAG GGTGTGACCAACTTTGTGGTTTTCAAGTTTGGCCACTTATCACAGAAAGAGTGGCAGACTATGTACGACTTGGCCAAGATGTTCCTGCACTGTTTAAACCACTGGAAATTGGAAACTCCCTCCGCACGAAGGCAACACTCCGCCAACGAGGATGTCGGCACGTATAAAATTAACTACACAAG GTGGCTTTGCTTCTGCCACGTGCCAGCATTCTGCGACAGCCTTCCTCATTCTGAAACAACCATGATATTTGGAAGAACGCTGTTGCGGTCAGTGTTTCAAACCATGCGCCGCCAGCTACTGGACAAATTTAGGGCCGAGAAGGACAAGATGCCACCGGAGAAGAGAACTCTTGTCCTCACCCATTTTCCACG GTTCCTCTCAATGTTGGAAGAGGAGGTTTATGGAACCAACTCACCAATCTGGGACCCAGACTTCAAACAGAACCCTCCTGTTGCTGCCATGACCGCATCCGCTGAGAGGA CTGGCTCTAGCAGCGGAACTCCCCATGCGAGAACTTTCGAGAAGCTGGCAGTTTCGACGTCGCCCAACTCTGGTTCGGATCGGTACGCGACGTTCAGCCTCAGCCCGAGCACGCACGCAACCAACAGGCTCTCCAAGTCCATCAGCACTGCGGATGGCCAAG GGGAAAAGCGCCCACATGAAGATGGAGGCAACCTCGATGCCAAGAAGCGCAAAATTGAAG GTGATTTATCTGAAGAGGTGATAGCCCAGATCGTGGCCACCATAACAGACCCCAAAGACATGATTGGACCGGAG AACAGCACCTTCTCGGAGCTGGCAGCGCGTGACGAGGCAGCTAGGTCAGAGGAGCGCAAGGGAGTCATCGGGTTCCACATGGTGTGCAACTCGCTCGGCAGGCGGGTGGACCAGCAGTCTTTGATATGGCTGGTGGGGCTGCAGAACGTCTTCTCACACCAGTTACCAAGGATGCCCAAGGAGTACATcacccgtctcgtctttgatcC AAAGCACCGTACACTAGCTTTGGTAAAGGACGGCAGAGTCATTGGAGGGATTTGCTTCCGTATGTTTCCCAGTCAAGGCTTCACCGAAATTGTCTTCTGTGCCGTAACTTCGAACGAGCAAGTGAAG GGTTACGGGACACACCTGATGAACCACCTCAAGGACTATCATGTCAAGCAGAACATCCTCCACTTCCTGACATTTGCAGATGAATTTGCAATCGGGTACTTCAAGAAGCAG GGCTTCTCAAAGGAAATCAAGCTCCCCAAACCTGTGTACACGGGTTACATCAAGGATTACGAAGGAGCCACTCTCATGGGTTGCGAACTGGATATGAGGATCGTGTATACAGAGTTCAGTCATGTCATCAGGAAACAGAAAGAG ATTATCAAGAAGCTCATTGAAAAGCAGCAAGAGCATATGCAGAAAGTTTATCCGGGCGTTACATGTTTCAAAGAAGGTGTGAGAGAAATCCCCATCGAAAGCATTCCAGGGCTTC GTGAGGCTGGTTGGAAACCAGGCAAAAGACA CAGTATAAAACAAGAACAGATAGACCCTGACCAGCTGTATCAGACAATGAAGTCAGTGTTGATCCAAGTCAAG AATCACGCCAGTGCTTGGCCGTTCCAAAAACCAGTAGAGAAATCTGAAGCTCCGGACTACTATGACCACATAAAGTATCCAATGG attTGCGGTCCATGtcggaaaagctgaagaaccaCTACTACACCAACAAGCGCCTGTTCATCGCGGACATGCAGCGGATCTTCAGCAACTGCCGCGCCTACAACAGTCCGGACACGGAATACTACAAGTGCGCAAACACCTTGGAGAGGTTCTTTCAAAACAAGATGAAGGAGGCAGGGTTGTGGGACAAGTAA
- the LOC135366714 gene encoding histone acetyltransferase KAT2A-like isoform X2, with translation MSSAQSGGAVSSQSGQNATQTSSSEPNRQNNLQRIAQKKSQVKGWPRNKKLEKLAIYSSCKVRLPHGVDDGCKCNGWKNPNPPQTPQRPEGPQPLASLNDPCRSCGHFLGAHVSHLESAHEDELNRLLGIVVDVENMFMCVHREEDADTKQVYFYLFKLLRKSILLMTQPTVEGPLGNPPFEKPSIAKGVTNFVVFKFGHLSQKEWQTMYDLAKMFLHCLNHWKLETPSARRQHSANEDVGTYKINYTRWLCFCHVPAFCDSLPHSETTMIFGRTLLRSVFQTMRRQLLDKFRAEKDKMPPEKRTLVLTHFPRFLSMLEEEVYGTNSPIWDPDFKQNPPVAAMTASAERTGSSSGTPHARTFEKLAVSTSPNSGSDRYATFSLSPSTHATNRLSKSISTADGQGEKRPHEDGGNLDAKKRKIEGDLSEEVIAQIVATITDPKDMIGPENSTFSELAARDEAARSEERKGVIGFHMVCNSLGRRVDQQSLIWLVGLQNVFSHQLPRMPKEYITRLVFDPKHRTLALVKDGRVIGGICFRMFPSQGFTEIVFCAVTSNEQVKGYGTHLMNHLKDYHVKQNILHFLTFADEFAIGYFKKQGFSKEIKLPKPVYTGYIKDYEGATLMGCELDMRIVYTEFSHVIRKQKEIIKKLIEKQQEHMQKVYPGVTCFKEGVREIPIESIPGLREAGWKPGKRHIKQEQIDPDQLYQTMKSVLIQVKNHASAWPFQKPVEKSEAPDYYDHIKYPMDLRSMSEKLKNHYYTNKRLFIADMQRIFSNCRAYNSPDTEYYKCANTLERFFQNKMKEAGLWDK, from the exons ATGTCAAGTGCACAAAGTGGCGGAGCTGTCAGCTCCCAGTCCGGCCAAAACGCAACACAAACATCGAGTAGCGAACCAAATCGTCAAAACAACCTCCAACGGATTGCACAGAAGAAATCACAAGTCAAGGGCTGGCCACGGAACAAAAAGTTGGAAAAACTCGCCATTTACTCATCTTGCAAGGTTCGTCTTCCCCACGGT GTTGATGATGGGTGCAAATGTAACGGGTGGAAAAACCCTAACCCACCGCAAACCCCTCAACGCCCAGAAGGACCTCAGCCGCTCGCAAGCCTGAACGATCCGTGCCGTAGCTGTGGTCACTTCCTTG GAGCTCACGTGTCACACTTGGAAAGCGCCCACGAAGATGAGCTGAACCGTCTACTGGGAATCGTTGTGGATGTTGAAAACATGTTTATGTGTGTTCATCGGGAAGAAGATGCTGATACGAAACAAGTGTATTTCTATTTATTCAAG cttcTGAGAAAAAGCATCCTGTTAATGACCCAGCCAACAGTTGAAGGGCCGCTCGGAAATCCACCATTTGAAAAACCAAGCATTGCAAAG GGTGTGACCAACTTTGTGGTTTTCAAGTTTGGCCACTTATCACAGAAAGAGTGGCAGACTATGTACGACTTGGCCAAGATGTTCCTGCACTGTTTAAACCACTGGAAATTGGAAACTCCCTCCGCACGAAGGCAACACTCCGCCAACGAGGATGTCGGCACGTATAAAATTAACTACACAAG GTGGCTTTGCTTCTGCCACGTGCCAGCATTCTGCGACAGCCTTCCTCATTCTGAAACAACCATGATATTTGGAAGAACGCTGTTGCGGTCAGTGTTTCAAACCATGCGCCGCCAGCTACTGGACAAATTTAGGGCCGAGAAGGACAAGATGCCACCGGAGAAGAGAACTCTTGTCCTCACCCATTTTCCACG GTTCCTCTCAATGTTGGAAGAGGAGGTTTATGGAACCAACTCACCAATCTGGGACCCAGACTTCAAACAGAACCCTCCTGTTGCTGCCATGACCGCATCCGCTGAGAGGA CTGGCTCTAGCAGCGGAACTCCCCATGCGAGAACTTTCGAGAAGCTGGCAGTTTCGACGTCGCCCAACTCTGGTTCGGATCGGTACGCGACGTTCAGCCTCAGCCCGAGCACGCACGCAACCAACAGGCTCTCCAAGTCCATCAGCACTGCGGATGGCCAAG GGGAAAAGCGCCCACATGAAGATGGAGGCAACCTCGATGCCAAGAAGCGCAAAATTGAAG GTGATTTATCTGAAGAGGTGATAGCCCAGATCGTGGCCACCATAACAGACCCCAAAGACATGATTGGACCGGAG AACAGCACCTTCTCGGAGCTGGCAGCGCGTGACGAGGCAGCTAGGTCAGAGGAGCGCAAGGGAGTCATCGGGTTCCACATGGTGTGCAACTCGCTCGGCAGGCGGGTGGACCAGCAGTCTTTGATATGGCTGGTGGGGCTGCAGAACGTCTTCTCACACCAGTTACCAAGGATGCCCAAGGAGTACATcacccgtctcgtctttgatcC AAAGCACCGTACACTAGCTTTGGTAAAGGACGGCAGAGTCATTGGAGGGATTTGCTTCCGTATGTTTCCCAGTCAAGGCTTCACCGAAATTGTCTTCTGTGCCGTAACTTCGAACGAGCAAGTGAAG GGTTACGGGACACACCTGATGAACCACCTCAAGGACTATCATGTCAAGCAGAACATCCTCCACTTCCTGACATTTGCAGATGAATTTGCAATCGGGTACTTCAAGAAGCAG GGCTTCTCAAAGGAAATCAAGCTCCCCAAACCTGTGTACACGGGTTACATCAAGGATTACGAAGGAGCCACTCTCATGGGTTGCGAACTGGATATGAGGATCGTGTATACAGAGTTCAGTCATGTCATCAGGAAACAGAAAGAG ATTATCAAGAAGCTCATTGAAAAGCAGCAAGAGCATATGCAGAAAGTTTATCCGGGCGTTACATGTTTCAAAGAAGGTGTGAGAGAAATCCCCATCGAAAGCATTCCAGGGCTTC GTGAGGCTGGTTGGAAACCAGGCAAAAGACA TATAAAACAAGAACAGATAGACCCTGACCAGCTGTATCAGACAATGAAGTCAGTGTTGATCCAAGTCAAG AATCACGCCAGTGCTTGGCCGTTCCAAAAACCAGTAGAGAAATCTGAAGCTCCGGACTACTATGACCACATAAAGTATCCAATGG attTGCGGTCCATGtcggaaaagctgaagaaccaCTACTACACCAACAAGCGCCTGTTCATCGCGGACATGCAGCGGATCTTCAGCAACTGCCGCGCCTACAACAGTCCGGACACGGAATACTACAAGTGCGCAAACACCTTGGAGAGGTTCTTTCAAAACAAGATGAAGGAGGCAGGGTTGTGGGACAAGTAA
- the LOC135366714 gene encoding histone acetyltransferase KAT2A-like isoform X1 produces MSSAQSGGAVSSQSGQNATQTSSSEPNRQNNLQRIAQKKSQVKGWPRNKKLEKLAIYSSCKVRLPHGVDDGCKCNGWKNPNPPQTPQRPEGPQPLASLNDPCRSCGHFLGAHVSHLESAHEDELNRLLGIVVDVENMFMCVHREEDADTKQVYFYLFKLLRKSILLMTQPTVEGPLGNPPFEKPSIAKGVTNFVVFKFGHLSQKEWQTMYDLAKMFLHCLNHWKLETPSARRQHSANEDVGTYKINYTRWLCFCHVPAFCDSLPHSETTMIFGRTLLRSVFQTMRRQLLDKFRAEKDKMPPEKRTLVLTHFPRFLSMLEEEVYGTNSPIWDPDFKQNPPVAAMTASAERTGSSSGTPHARTFEKLAVSTSPNSGSDRYATFSLSPSTHATNRLSKSISTADGQGEKRPHEDGGNLDAKKRKIEGDLSEEVIAQIVATITDPKDMIGPENSTFSELAARDEAARSEERKGVIGFHMVCNSLGRRVDQQSLIWLVGLQNVFSHQLPRMPKEYITRLVFDPKHRTLALVKDGRVIGGICFRMFPSQGFTEIVFCAVTSNEQVKGYGTHLMNHLKDYHVKQNILHFLTFADEFAIGYFKKQGFSKEIKLPKPVYTGYIKDYEGATLMGCELDMRIVYTEFSHVIRKQKEIIKKLIEKQQEHMQKVYPGVTCFKEGVREIPIESIPGLREAGWKPGKRHSIKQEQIDPDQLYQTMKSVLIQVKNHASAWPFQKPVEKSEAPDYYDHIKYPMDLRSMSEKLKNHYYTNKRLFIADMQRIFSNCRAYNSPDTEYYKCANTLERFFQNKMKEAGLWDK; encoded by the exons ATGTCAAGTGCACAAAGTGGCGGAGCTGTCAGCTCCCAGTCCGGCCAAAACGCAACACAAACATCGAGTAGCGAACCAAATCGTCAAAACAACCTCCAACGGATTGCACAGAAGAAATCACAAGTCAAGGGCTGGCCACGGAACAAAAAGTTGGAAAAACTCGCCATTTACTCATCTTGCAAGGTTCGTCTTCCCCACGGT GTTGATGATGGGTGCAAATGTAACGGGTGGAAAAACCCTAACCCACCGCAAACCCCTCAACGCCCAGAAGGACCTCAGCCGCTCGCAAGCCTGAACGATCCGTGCCGTAGCTGTGGTCACTTCCTTG GAGCTCACGTGTCACACTTGGAAAGCGCCCACGAAGATGAGCTGAACCGTCTACTGGGAATCGTTGTGGATGTTGAAAACATGTTTATGTGTGTTCATCGGGAAGAAGATGCTGATACGAAACAAGTGTATTTCTATTTATTCAAG cttcTGAGAAAAAGCATCCTGTTAATGACCCAGCCAACAGTTGAAGGGCCGCTCGGAAATCCACCATTTGAAAAACCAAGCATTGCAAAG GGTGTGACCAACTTTGTGGTTTTCAAGTTTGGCCACTTATCACAGAAAGAGTGGCAGACTATGTACGACTTGGCCAAGATGTTCCTGCACTGTTTAAACCACTGGAAATTGGAAACTCCCTCCGCACGAAGGCAACACTCCGCCAACGAGGATGTCGGCACGTATAAAATTAACTACACAAG GTGGCTTTGCTTCTGCCACGTGCCAGCATTCTGCGACAGCCTTCCTCATTCTGAAACAACCATGATATTTGGAAGAACGCTGTTGCGGTCAGTGTTTCAAACCATGCGCCGCCAGCTACTGGACAAATTTAGGGCCGAGAAGGACAAGATGCCACCGGAGAAGAGAACTCTTGTCCTCACCCATTTTCCACG GTTCCTCTCAATGTTGGAAGAGGAGGTTTATGGAACCAACTCACCAATCTGGGACCCAGACTTCAAACAGAACCCTCCTGTTGCTGCCATGACCGCATCCGCTGAGAGGA CTGGCTCTAGCAGCGGAACTCCCCATGCGAGAACTTTCGAGAAGCTGGCAGTTTCGACGTCGCCCAACTCTGGTTCGGATCGGTACGCGACGTTCAGCCTCAGCCCGAGCACGCACGCAACCAACAGGCTCTCCAAGTCCATCAGCACTGCGGATGGCCAAG GGGAAAAGCGCCCACATGAAGATGGAGGCAACCTCGATGCCAAGAAGCGCAAAATTGAAG GTGATTTATCTGAAGAGGTGATAGCCCAGATCGTGGCCACCATAACAGACCCCAAAGACATGATTGGACCGGAG AACAGCACCTTCTCGGAGCTGGCAGCGCGTGACGAGGCAGCTAGGTCAGAGGAGCGCAAGGGAGTCATCGGGTTCCACATGGTGTGCAACTCGCTCGGCAGGCGGGTGGACCAGCAGTCTTTGATATGGCTGGTGGGGCTGCAGAACGTCTTCTCACACCAGTTACCAAGGATGCCCAAGGAGTACATcacccgtctcgtctttgatcC AAAGCACCGTACACTAGCTTTGGTAAAGGACGGCAGAGTCATTGGAGGGATTTGCTTCCGTATGTTTCCCAGTCAAGGCTTCACCGAAATTGTCTTCTGTGCCGTAACTTCGAACGAGCAAGTGAAG GGTTACGGGACACACCTGATGAACCACCTCAAGGACTATCATGTCAAGCAGAACATCCTCCACTTCCTGACATTTGCAGATGAATTTGCAATCGGGTACTTCAAGAAGCAG GGCTTCTCAAAGGAAATCAAGCTCCCCAAACCTGTGTACACGGGTTACATCAAGGATTACGAAGGAGCCACTCTCATGGGTTGCGAACTGGATATGAGGATCGTGTATACAGAGTTCAGTCATGTCATCAGGAAACAGAAAGAG ATTATCAAGAAGCTCATTGAAAAGCAGCAAGAGCATATGCAGAAAGTTTATCCGGGCGTTACATGTTTCAAAGAAGGTGTGAGAGAAATCCCCATCGAAAGCATTCCAGGGCTTC GTGAGGCTGGTTGGAAACCAGGCAAAAGACA CAGTATAAAACAAGAACAGATAGACCCTGACCAGCTGTATCAGACAATGAAGTCAGTGTTGATCCAAGTCAAG AATCACGCCAGTGCTTGGCCGTTCCAAAAACCAGTAGAGAAATCTGAAGCTCCGGACTACTATGACCACATAAAGTATCCAATGG attTGCGGTCCATGtcggaaaagctgaagaaccaCTACTACACCAACAAGCGCCTGTTCATCGCGGACATGCAGCGGATCTTCAGCAACTGCCGCGCCTACAACAGTCCGGACACGGAATACTACAAGTGCGCAAACACCTTGGAGAGGTTCTTTCAAAACAAGATGAAGGAGGCAGGGTTGTGGGACAAGTAA